Proteins from a single region of Nitratidesulfovibrio sp.:
- a CDS encoding DUF1499 domain-containing protein, with the protein MSASLLSSVVAVPALLLLAFLTACACPARPAHGAQPGLPDQPVSANLPAEPVRLPACPDRPNCVITQAEGAVRDGQYIEPLPFTGDAATAMRRVAVALGALPGCTVTDMDGLTVRAQCRSKVFGFIDDVTCVADPAASVVHLRSAARSGWWDFGVNRDRAEQLRRRFLGLSR; encoded by the coding sequence ATGTCCGCATCCCTTCTTTCCTCTGTCGTTGCCGTGCCCGCGCTGTTGCTACTGGCATTTCTGACGGCGTGCGCATGCCCTGCCCGGCCCGCCCATGGCGCGCAGCCGGGTCTGCCAGACCAGCCTGTCAGCGCCAATCTGCCTGCCGAGCCCGTGCGCCTGCCCGCCTGCCCCGACCGCCCCAACTGCGTCATCACCCAGGCCGAAGGCGCCGTGCGTGACGGGCAGTACATCGAGCCGCTGCCCTTCACCGGCGACGCGGCCACGGCCATGCGCCGTGTGGCCGTGGCCCTGGGCGCCCTGCCCGGCTGCACCGTGACGGACATGGACGGCCTGACCGTGCGCGCCCAGTGCCGCAGCAAGGTCTTCGGCTTCATCGACGACGTGACCTGCGTGGCAGACCCGGCGGCATCCGTCGTGCACCTGCGCTCCGCCGCCCGTTCCGGCTGGTGGGACTTCGGCGTCAACCGAGACCGCGCGGAGCAGTTGCGGCGCAGATTTCTGGGCTTGTCCCGCTAG
- a CDS encoding TetR/AcrR family transcriptional regulator — translation MKRDTILLTAAKLFAERGFNNTPTSLLAKEAGVAEGTIFRHFKTKDDIFLTLIRNVKDQLISDIEKYLEVRAPETSVEKVVSIIKSFYVFVKKNRMEFCLIFRDAPTRYGERNDDVFLAIKEIYTYLNEYLLVALRDGQKDGSVRTDISVEDTACMIVGIMVGIVRTIHFQFVEPTDDLLRNVIDNVSRFLKP, via the coding sequence ATGAAGCGCGACACCATCCTGCTTACCGCCGCCAAGCTGTTTGCCGAGCGCGGGTTCAACAACACCCCCACCAGCCTTCTCGCCAAAGAGGCGGGCGTGGCGGAAGGCACCATCTTCCGTCACTTCAAGACCAAGGACGACATCTTCCTCACCCTGATCCGCAACGTGAAGGATCAGCTCATCAGCGACATCGAGAAGTATCTCGAAGTACGCGCGCCCGAGACCAGCGTGGAGAAGGTGGTCTCCATCATCAAGTCGTTCTACGTGTTCGTGAAGAAGAACCGCATGGAGTTCTGCCTGATCTTCCGCGACGCGCCCACCCGCTACGGCGAACGGAACGACGACGTGTTCCTGGCCATCAAGGAAATCTACACGTATCTCAACGAATACCTGTTGGTCGCCCTGCGCGACGGCCAGAAGGACGGCTCGGTGCGTACCGACATCAGCGTCGAGGACACCGCATGCATGATCGTGGGCATCATGGTGGGCATCGTGCGCACCATCCACTTCCAGTTCGTGGAACCCACCGACGACCTGCTGCGCAACGTCATCGACAACGTCAGCCGCTTCCTGAAGCCGTAG